In Aequorivita sp. H23M31, a single window of DNA contains:
- a CDS encoding sigma-70 family RNA polymerase sigma factor, translating to MRQLKITKQVTNRETASLDKYLQEIGKVDLITADEEVELAQRIKAGDHMALEKLTKANLRFVVSVAKQYQNQGLTLPDLINEGNLGLIKAAQRFDETRGFKFISYAVWWIRQSILQALAEQSRIVRLPLNKIGSINKINKMYAYLEQANERPPSAEEIAKELDMTINDVKESMKNSGRHVSMDAPLIEGEDSNLYDVLRSGESPNPDRLLLHESLRTEIERALETLTPREADVIRLYFGLGDQHPMTLEEIGETFDLTRERVRQIKEKAIRRLKHTSRSKILMTYLG from the coding sequence ATGAGACAACTCAAAATCACAAAGCAGGTTACCAATAGGGAGACCGCTTCATTGGACAAGTATCTTCAGGAAATTGGAAAAGTTGACTTAATTACCGCAGACGAAGAAGTGGAATTGGCTCAGCGCATTAAGGCGGGTGACCATATGGCTTTGGAAAAATTGACCAAAGCTAATCTCCGATTTGTCGTGTCGGTAGCGAAGCAATATCAAAATCAGGGACTTACTCTTCCAGATCTTATAAACGAAGGGAATCTTGGACTGATTAAAGCTGCACAGAGATTTGATGAAACCCGTGGCTTTAAATTTATTTCCTATGCTGTATGGTGGATAAGACAATCCATTTTGCAGGCGTTGGCAGAACAATCCCGAATTGTTCGTTTGCCTCTGAACAAAATTGGAAGTATAAACAAAATAAACAAAATGTACGCTTATCTGGAGCAGGCAAACGAGCGCCCACCATCCGCCGAAGAGATCGCCAAAGAACTGGATATGACCATTAATGACGTTAAGGAATCGATGAAAAACTCAGGTCGTCACGTTTCAATGGACGCACCATTGATTGAAGGTGAAGACAGTAATCTTTACGACGTTTTAAGAAGTGGAGAATCTCCAAATCCTGATCGTCTTCTATTGCATGAATCGCTTCGAACCGAGATAGAGCGTGCGCTGGAAACTTTAACGCCGCGAGAGGCAGATGTTATTCGACTATATTTTGGTCTTGGCGACCAACATCCCATGACCTTAGAAGAAATTGGTGAAACATTTGACCTAACCCGCGAGCGTGTACGCCAGATAAAAGAAAAAGCTATCCGTAGGTTAAAACATACTTCTAGAAGTAAAATTTTAATGACCTATTTAGGCTAA
- a CDS encoding RNA polymerase sigma factor produces the protein MTEKELIKQCIKNNRTAQNELFRKYKDILFFTSLKYCRNDADAEDNLHDAFITIFQKINTFKHKGSFEGWMKGITIYKAIDKYKARKPVCIEINNDILEETIEIEEDTFISLDQLLKLIQELPDQYRLVFNLYQMDGFSHKEIATLLNISEGTSKSNYHRAKVILRDRIFKTNIPLNPKTN, from the coding sequence TTGACTGAAAAAGAACTAATAAAACAATGTATAAAGAACAACCGAACAGCTCAAAATGAATTGTTCAGGAAGTACAAAGACATCTTGTTTTTCACCTCTTTAAAGTATTGCAGGAATGACGCTGATGCCGAAGATAATCTCCACGATGCGTTTATTACCATTTTTCAGAAAATCAATACTTTTAAGCACAAAGGATCTTTTGAAGGTTGGATGAAAGGTATAACAATCTATAAAGCAATAGATAAGTACAAAGCCCGAAAACCTGTTTGTATTGAAATAAACAACGACATCCTTGAAGAAACCATCGAGATTGAGGAAGACACTTTTATCTCACTTGACCAATTATTAAAACTCATTCAAGAACTGCCGGATCAATACCGACTTGTTTTTAACCTTTATCAAATGGATGGTTTTTCACATAAAGAAATTGCAACACTATTAAATATTTCCGAAGGCACTTCAAAATCAAACTACCATCGGGCAAAGGTGATTTTACGAGATAGAATCTTTAAAACAAACATACCTCTTAACCCAAAAACAAATTAA
- a CDS encoding polyribonucleotide nucleotidyltransferase, whose protein sequence is MIPKVFKEVIDLGDGRQITLETGKLAKQAHGSVVVQSGKCMLLCTVVSNYQQSDVDFLPLTVDYREKFAAAGRYPGGFFKREARPSDGEVLTMRLVDRVLRPLFPKDYHAETQVMIQLMSHDEDVMPDAMAGLAASAAIQLSDFPFECAISEARVGRINGEFIINPSRAQLEESDIDMVIGASMDSVMMVEGEMKEISEEEMVDAIKFAHDHIKKQCEAQMRLADAVGRKKVREYEPEREDEELKKKIHEMAYDKVYAIAHSASAKHERTDAFEAIKEEIKGTFSEEELAENGDLISKYYYSAEKDAVRDLTLNEGLRLDGRKTDEIRPIWCEIDYLPSVHGSAIFTRGETQALATVTLGTSREANQIDMPSYEGEETFYLHYNFPPFSTGEARPIRGTSRREVGHGNLAQRALKGMIPSDCPYTVRVVSEVLESNGSSSMATVCAGTMALMDAGVQLKKPVSGIAMGLISDSESGKYAVLSDILGDEDHLGDMDFKVTGTADGITACQMDIKVKGLSYEILVNALKQAAAGRLHILDILVDTIAEPKADVKPYAPKMITVRIPNEFIGALIGPGGKVIQQLQKDTKTTIVINEDPVTEEGIVEILGTGQEGIDAVMAKIDSLTFKPEVNSVYEVRVIKMLDFGAVVEFLDAPGNEVLLHISELAWDRTENVSDVVHMGDVFDVKYFGIDPRTRKEKVSKKALMQKPEGYKERAPREDNRSGGRDNNRGGRDNRDNRGRDNNRDRDRKRD, encoded by the coding sequence ATGATACCTAAAGTATTTAAAGAGGTCATTGACCTAGGTGATGGAAGACAAATCACCCTTGAAACCGGAAAACTGGCTAAACAGGCCCATGGTTCTGTTGTGGTACAATCTGGAAAATGTATGCTGCTTTGTACGGTAGTTTCCAACTACCAACAAAGTGACGTGGATTTCCTGCCCTTAACGGTAGATTATCGCGAAAAATTTGCAGCGGCTGGTCGCTATCCAGGTGGTTTCTTCAAAAGAGAAGCGAGACCAAGCGACGGTGAGGTATTAACTATGCGTTTAGTGGATCGTGTTCTGCGCCCACTTTTCCCAAAGGATTATCATGCTGAAACACAAGTGATGATTCAGTTGATGAGCCACGACGAAGACGTTATGCCAGATGCTATGGCAGGTTTAGCAGCTTCTGCAGCGATTCAACTTTCAGATTTTCCTTTTGAATGTGCTATTTCTGAAGCCCGTGTGGGAAGAATCAATGGCGAGTTTATCATCAACCCGTCAAGAGCACAATTGGAAGAATCGGACATCGATATGGTAATCGGCGCTTCCATGGATTCCGTGATGATGGTGGAAGGAGAAATGAAAGAAATTTCTGAAGAAGAAATGGTTGACGCCATTAAATTTGCCCACGACCATATCAAAAAACAGTGTGAGGCACAGATGAGATTGGCCGATGCTGTTGGAAGAAAAAAAGTACGTGAATACGAGCCTGAACGCGAAGATGAGGAATTGAAAAAGAAAATTCACGAGATGGCATACGATAAAGTTTATGCCATTGCTCATTCCGCATCGGCAAAACACGAAAGAACAGATGCGTTTGAAGCTATTAAAGAAGAAATAAAAGGAACTTTCTCTGAAGAGGAATTAGCTGAAAATGGCGACCTAATTTCAAAGTATTATTACTCGGCAGAAAAAGACGCCGTTCGTGATCTTACCTTAAATGAAGGTTTGCGATTGGATGGAAGAAAAACGGATGAAATTCGCCCAATATGGTGTGAAATTGATTATTTACCTTCTGTTCACGGATCTGCAATCTTTACACGCGGGGAAACTCAAGCATTGGCCACGGTAACTTTGGGAACTTCTCGTGAAGCGAACCAAATTGATATGCCATCTTATGAAGGTGAGGAAACTTTTTACCTTCATTACAACTTCCCTCCTTTTTCCACTGGAGAAGCTCGCCCAATTCGCGGAACTTCACGTAGAGAAGTAGGACACGGAAACTTGGCTCAAAGAGCACTTAAAGGAATGATACCTTCAGATTGTCCATATACCGTTCGTGTTGTTTCAGAAGTATTGGAATCTAACGGCTCTTCTTCTATGGCAACAGTTTGCGCAGGAACAATGGCGCTTATGGATGCTGGCGTTCAATTGAAAAAACCGGTTTCTGGAATTGCTATGGGATTGATTTCCGATAGTGAATCTGGAAAATACGCCGTACTTTCTGACATATTAGGTGATGAAGATCACTTGGGAGATATGGACTTTAAAGTAACCGGAACCGCAGACGGCATTACCGCCTGCCAAATGGATATTAAGGTAAAAGGACTTTCTTACGAAATTTTGGTAAATGCTTTAAAACAAGCTGCTGCCGGAAGACTTCACATTCTCGATATTTTGGTTGACACAATTGCTGAACCAAAAGCAGATGTGAAACCTTACGCTCCAAAAATGATTACCGTTAGAATTCCAAACGAATTTATTGGTGCCTTAATTGGACCGGGTGGAAAAGTTATCCAACAACTTCAAAAGGATACAAAAACTACTATTGTCATCAACGAAGATCCCGTTACAGAAGAGGGCATCGTAGAAATACTTGGAACAGGTCAAGAAGGAATTGATGCTGTAATGGCGAAAATCGATTCTCTTACTTTTAAACCTGAAGTGAATAGTGTCTATGAAGTGAGAGTTATAAAAATGCTCGATTTCGGAGCTGTTGTTGAATTTTTGGATGCTCCAGGAAATGAAGTATTACTCCATATTTCTGAATTGGCTTGGGACCGAACCGAAAACGTAAGTGATGTTGTTCATATGGGCGACGTATTTGATGTAAAGTATTTTGGAATTGATCCTAGAACCCGTAAGGAGAAAGTATCCAAGAAAGCTCTTATGCAAAAGCCTGAGGGCTATAAAGAACGTGCGCCACGTGAGGATAACCGAAGTGGTGGACGGGACAATAACCGAGGAGGACGCGACAACCGTGATAATCGTGGCCGCGACAACAACCGCGATAGAGATAGAAAGAGAGATTAA
- the rpsO gene encoding 30S ribosomal protein S15 — protein sequence MYLSQEVKEKIFEKHGKSKTDTGSAEGQIALFTYRIEHLTKHLKNNHKDYNTERSLVMLVGKRRALLDYLIKKDILRYRAIVKELGLRK from the coding sequence ATGTATTTATCACAAGAAGTAAAAGAAAAAATTTTTGAAAAACACGGTAAATCAAAGACCGATACTGGTTCCGCAGAAGGACAGATCGCTTTGTTTACTTACCGAATTGAGCATTTGACCAAACACCTTAAAAACAATCACAAGGATTACAACACAGAGCGTTCTTTGGTTATGTTGGTAGGTAAAAGACGTGCACTATTAGATTATCTTATTAAAAAGGATATTCTACGTTACCGTGCTATCGTTAAGGAATTAGGATTGCGTAAGTAA
- the accD gene encoding acetyl-CoA carboxylase, carboxyltransferase subunit beta has translation MPWFKRTKKGIQTATEDKKDVPKGLWYKSPTGKIVDSAELEKNFYVSPEDGYHVRIGSSEYFEILFDDNKFKELDKNLTSKDSLNFVDKKKYTDRLVEAEEKTGLKDAIRTAVGKSMGKDLVVACMDFSFIGGSMGSVVGEKIVRAAAYSLEKKIPLLIISKSGGARMMESALSLMQLAKTSVKLAQLSEAGIPYISLCTDPTTGGTTASFAMLGDINIGEPGALIGFAGPRVVRDTTGKELPEGFQTSEFLLEHGFLDFITHRRDLKRKINLYLDLVLNRPLREKVEKTA, from the coding sequence ATGCCTTGGTTTAAACGAACAAAAAAAGGGATACAAACAGCAACCGAAGACAAGAAAGATGTTCCAAAAGGGTTGTGGTATAAATCTCCTACTGGAAAAATCGTCGATAGTGCGGAACTTGAAAAGAACTTTTATGTAAGTCCGGAAGACGGCTATCACGTCCGCATTGGAAGTAGCGAATATTTCGAAATACTTTTTGATGATAATAAGTTTAAGGAGCTGGATAAAAATCTTACTTCAAAGGACTCCCTGAATTTTGTTGACAAGAAAAAATACACTGACCGTCTTGTAGAAGCCGAAGAGAAAACAGGTTTAAAGGATGCTATACGCACCGCCGTTGGTAAATCTATGGGGAAAGATTTGGTTGTAGCTTGTATGGATTTTAGTTTTATTGGTGGCTCAATGGGAAGTGTTGTTGGGGAAAAGATTGTTCGTGCAGCGGCTTATTCCCTGGAGAAAAAAATTCCGTTGTTGATTATCTCAAAAAGTGGAGGTGCACGAATGATGGAGTCAGCACTTTCATTAATGCAACTTGCCAAAACGAGTGTAAAACTGGCTCAACTAAGTGAGGCAGGAATTCCATACATTTCTTTGTGTACGGATCCAACTACAGGTGGAACCACTGCCTCTTTTGCAATGCTTGGCGATATAAATATTGGTGAACCCGGAGCCTTAATTGGATTTGCCGGACCTCGTGTAGTACGCGATACCACAGGAAAAGAATTGCCAGAAGGTTTCCAAACCTCAGAATTTTTATTGGAGCATGGATTTTTGGATTTTATCACCCATCGTCGCGATTTAAAGCGTAAAATCAATCTTTATTTGGATTTGGTTTTGAACAGACCTTTGCGCGAGAAAGTTGAAAAAACAGCATAA
- the fbaA gene encoding class II fructose-bisphosphate aldolase — protein sequence MSHGIKPGVATGKEVQRIHKYAKEKGFAMPAVNVVGSDSINAVMETAAALNAPVIIQFSNGGAHFNAGKGLSNENEKAAIAGGIAGAKHVHELADVYGATVILHTDHCAKKLLPWIDGLLDAGEKFYNETGKPLYSSHMIDLSEEPIEENVETCKRYLERMSKIGMTLEMELGITGGEEDGVDNTDVDSSKLYTQPKEVAYAYEELLKVSDQFTIAAAFGNVHGVYKPGNVKLTPIILKNSQEYVQKKFNTGHNPIDFVFHGGSGSSLEEIREAISYGVIKMNIDTDMQFAFTEGIRDYMIKNLEYLKTQIGNPEGSDLPNKKYYDPRKWLREGELTFKKRLEQAFEDLNNVNTL from the coding sequence GCAAAGGAGAAAGGATTTGCCATGCCTGCCGTTAATGTTGTGGGTTCCGATAGCATCAATGCTGTAATGGAAACAGCGGCAGCTTTAAACGCTCCTGTTATTATCCAATTTTCAAATGGAGGTGCACATTTTAACGCAGGAAAAGGTCTTTCCAATGAAAACGAAAAAGCAGCTATAGCCGGAGGAATTGCAGGTGCAAAACATGTGCACGAACTCGCTGACGTATATGGAGCAACTGTAATACTTCATACGGATCATTGCGCTAAAAAACTTTTGCCGTGGATCGATGGCCTGTTAGATGCAGGTGAGAAATTCTATAACGAAACCGGAAAACCACTTTACAGCTCACATATGATAGACCTTTCAGAAGAACCTATCGAAGAGAATGTGGAAACTTGCAAGCGCTATCTGGAGCGAATGAGCAAAATTGGGATGACGCTTGAGATGGAGCTGGGAATAACAGGGGGAGAAGAAGATGGCGTGGACAATACTGATGTGGACTCTTCAAAATTATACACACAACCTAAGGAAGTTGCCTACGCTTACGAAGAACTTTTAAAAGTAAGTGACCAATTTACCATCGCCGCTGCTTTTGGAAATGTTCACGGGGTTTACAAGCCTGGAAACGTTAAGCTCACTCCTATTATTCTGAAAAACTCACAGGAATATGTTCAGAAAAAATTCAACACAGGACATAATCCTATAGATTTTGTTTTCCACGGCGGAAGTGGTTCCTCATTGGAAGAAATCCGCGAGGCTATCAGCTACGGTGTTATTAAGATGAATATCGATACTGATATGCAATTCGCCTTTACTGAGGGAATTCGCGACTATATGATTAAGAATCTGGAATATTTAAAAACCCAAATAGGAAATCCTGAAGGCTCCGACCTTCCAAATAAAAAATATTACGACCCTAGAAAATGGCTTCGTGAAGGAGAATTAACTTTTAAAAAGCGTCTTGAACAAGCTTTTGAAGACCTTAATAATGTGAATACTTTATAG